A single Altererythrobacter sp. BO-6 DNA region contains:
- a CDS encoding ion transporter, producing MSLRECMRQLVESRYFERAIITIIVINAIGLGLETWPAAMARFGTLIAALDRAAIAIFVVELAIKLFVYRLAFFRNGWNVFDFVIVAVALVPASQQFSVLRALRILRALRLISVVPSMRKVIVGLFSAIPSIGTVVVMLLLLFYISAVMATKLFGAAFPEWFGTLGASLYSLFQVMTLESWSMGIVRPVMEVYPAAWVFFVPFILVTSFIVLNLFIGVIVNAMSEAADEEAHDEREEILRELRALREEIAAMRNDRAKYG from the coding sequence ATGAGCCTGCGTGAGTGCATGCGGCAATTGGTCGAGTCCCGCTATTTCGAGCGGGCAATCATCACCATCATTGTTATCAATGCGATCGGGCTAGGGCTGGAAACCTGGCCTGCTGCGATGGCGCGCTTCGGCACGCTGATTGCGGCGCTCGACCGCGCGGCGATCGCCATTTTCGTCGTCGAGCTTGCAATCAAGTTGTTTGTCTATCGCCTGGCCTTTTTCCGCAATGGTTGGAACGTCTTCGATTTCGTGATCGTCGCGGTCGCGCTGGTGCCGGCAAGCCAGCAGTTCTCCGTGCTGCGTGCGCTGCGTATCCTGCGCGCCTTGCGACTGATCTCCGTCGTTCCGAGCATGCGCAAGGTGATTGTCGGCTTGTTCAGCGCTATCCCCAGCATCGGCACGGTGGTCGTGATGCTGCTGTTGCTCTTCTACATTAGCGCGGTGATGGCAACGAAACTGTTCGGCGCGGCCTTTCCCGAATGGTTCGGCACGCTCGGCGCTTCGCTCTATTCGCTGTTTCAGGTGATGACGTTGGAAAGCTGGTCGATGGGGATCGTGCGGCCGGTGATGGAGGTCTATCCCGCCGCATGGGTGTTCTTTGTTCCCTTTATCCTGGTCACCAGCTTCATCGTGCTCAACCTGTTCATCGGTGTGATCGTCAACGCAATGTCTGAAGCTGCGGATGAGGAAGCCCATGACGAACGCGAGGAAATCCTGCGCGAATTGCGCGCGCTGAGAGAGGAAATCGCGGCAATGCGGAACGATCGGGCAAAATACGGCTAA
- a CDS encoding 2Fe-2S iron-sulfur cluster-binding protein yields the protein MQGNVTEGTGEPGQSLLELGQSLGLPLEGTCEGQMACSTCHVIVDGEWFDQLPPASEEEEDMLDFAAGVRRTSRLSCQIELTPELDGLAVSVPAEAHDMRRM from the coding sequence ATGCAGGGCAATGTCACCGAAGGCACGGGCGAGCCTGGCCAGTCATTGCTCGAATTGGGGCAGTCGCTCGGCTTGCCGCTGGAGGGGACTTGCGAAGGCCAGATGGCGTGCTCCACCTGCCATGTGATCGTCGACGGCGAATGGTTCGACCAGTTGCCGCCAGCGAGCGAGGAAGAAGAGGACATGCTCGATTTCGCCGCCGGGGTGCGCCGCACCAGCCGCCTCAGTTGCCAGATCGAGCTGACGCCGGAGCTTGACGGGTTGGCCGTATCGGTGCCCGCCGAAGCGCACGACATGCGGCGGATGTGA
- a CDS encoding cysteine desulfurase family protein: MIYLDYQATTPLAPEARDAMLRWLDGPDGTGFGNPHSPHRMGRMAAAAIEVARDKVAALFPPGGEIIFTSGATEAINLAIRGSGIGGSVSVSAIEHAAVLDTAQALGAAHILNVSKEGQCSTAQDLPNDVRLVCVMQVNNEIGTIQPTVEWHRRAKELGALYLVDAVQAYGKIEITGADMIAVSAHKLHGPKGVGALWVRDGVSLTEQQTGGGQEAGLRSGTLSPALIAGFGAAAALAQERMGEDAAHVEALWNRARELFADWTLNGTVEARWHGNLNIRRDGLDVARLMSDCRDVMFSAGSACASGSGRPSHVLKAIGLSDREAKSSIRLGFGRYTTLDEIECAAQAINAAAKEQLA, encoded by the coding sequence ATGATCTACCTCGATTACCAGGCGACCACTCCGCTTGCGCCCGAAGCGCGCGATGCGATGCTGCGCTGGCTCGATGGGCCGGACGGCACCGGCTTTGGCAATCCGCACAGCCCCCACCGCATGGGGCGCATGGCCGCCGCAGCGATCGAGGTGGCGCGCGACAAGGTCGCCGCGCTGTTCCCGCCGGGCGGCGAAATCATCTTCACCAGCGGCGCGACCGAGGCGATCAATCTTGCGATCCGGGGCAGCGGAATCGGCGGCAGTGTGTCGGTCAGCGCGATCGAGCACGCTGCGGTGCTCGATACCGCACAGGCGCTGGGCGCGGCGCACATCCTCAACGTCTCGAAAGAGGGCCAGTGCAGCACCGCGCAGGACCTGCCCAATGATGTGCGGCTGGTGTGCGTGATGCAGGTCAATAACGAGATCGGGACGATCCAGCCGACGGTGGAATGGCACCGCCGCGCGAAAGAACTTGGCGCGCTTTACCTGGTCGATGCAGTGCAGGCTTACGGCAAGATCGAAATTACCGGCGCTGACATGATCGCGGTCAGCGCGCACAAGCTCCACGGGCCCAAGGGCGTAGGCGCGCTATGGGTCCGCGACGGGGTGAGCCTGACCGAACAGCAGACCGGCGGCGGGCAGGAAGCGGGCCTGCGTTCGGGCACGCTGTCTCCCGCGCTGATCGCCGGTTTCGGTGCAGCGGCAGCGCTGGCGCAGGAGCGTATGGGCGAGGATGCGGCGCATGTCGAAGCGCTGTGGAACCGCGCGCGCGAACTGTTCGCCGACTGGACACTCAACGGCACTGTAGAGGCGCGCTGGCATGGCAATCTCAACATCCGGCGCGACGGACTTGATGTTGCGCGGCTGATGTCCGACTGCCGTGATGTCATGTTCAGCGCTGGGTCGGCGTGCGCCAGCGGATCGGGCCGGCCAAGCCATGTGCTGAAAGCGATCGGGCTCAGCGACCGTGAGGCCAAAAGCTCTATCCGGCTCGGTTTCGGGCGGTACACCACGCTTGACGAGATCGAGTGCGCCGCGCAGGCGATCAACGCAGCCGCGAAGGAGCAATTGGCGTGA
- a CDS encoding aminotransferase class V-fold PLP-dependent enzyme produces MYLDHAATSPLRPEAKAAMDEGSRIWANPSSPHAEGRRAKAALEDARERIKVALKWDGELIFASGASEALWIALNRAKVERRIVSAVEHDAVFRASPDAELFSDDTAFDESCILAIQHVNSETGVINPVSAMAETIRSSGALLLSDCAQSAGKLEIPDADMIVVSAHKFGGPIGIGALLVRDFAMLEPIGGHERGYRQGTENMPAALGMAAALEAGKWQTTFADRAKFADGLCENVLRFGDQNDYIFALAHPTMSAQALLIRLDAMGFAVSAGSACSSGTLKKSRVLDAFGVPDEVAARTIRVSIGWNTTPDDLGKFAEAWRSIT; encoded by the coding sequence ATCTATCTCGATCATGCCGCCACCAGCCCGCTGCGTCCCGAAGCTAAAGCGGCGATGGACGAGGGATCCCGGATCTGGGCCAATCCGTCGAGCCCGCATGCTGAAGGACGACGCGCCAAGGCCGCGCTGGAGGATGCGCGCGAGCGGATCAAGGTGGCGCTCAAATGGGACGGCGAGCTGATCTTCGCCAGCGGCGCGAGCGAGGCGCTGTGGATCGCGCTGAACCGCGCGAAGGTGGAGCGGCGCATTGTCAGTGCGGTTGAGCACGACGCGGTGTTTCGCGCTTCGCCGGATGCTGAGTTGTTTTCAGACGACACTGCATTCGACGAAAGCTGCATCCTCGCTATCCAGCATGTGAATTCCGAAACCGGAGTCATCAATCCGGTGTCGGCAATGGCGGAAACGATCCGTTCTTCCGGCGCGCTGCTGCTTTCGGATTGCGCGCAAAGCGCTGGAAAGCTTGAAATTCCTGATGCCGACATGATCGTCGTGTCCGCCCACAAGTTCGGCGGGCCGATCGGGATTGGCGCGCTGCTGGTCAGGGATTTCGCGATGCTAGAACCCATTGGCGGGCATGAGCGTGGCTATCGCCAAGGCACGGAGAACATGCCTGCGGCGCTGGGAATGGCCGCGGCGCTGGAAGCGGGCAAATGGCAGACGACATTTGCCGACCGCGCGAAGTTTGCTGACGGCCTGTGCGAGAATGTGCTGCGCTTTGGTGATCAGAACGATTACATCTTTGCCCTGGCCCACCCGACCATGTCCGCCCAGGCGCTGCTTATCCGCTTGGACGCCATGGGTTTTGCGGTGTCAGCGGGAAGCGCGTGCTCCTCTGGAACGCTCAAGAAAAGCCGCGTGCTCGACGCTTTCGGCGTCCCGGATGAGGTGGCGGCTCGCACGATCCGCGTCAGCATCGGCTGGAACACCACGCCGGATGATCTCGGTAAATTCGCTGAGGCTTGGAGATCGATTACATGA
- a CDS encoding alpha/beta hydrolase, whose translation MPSVIFPGPEGRLEGRFSPPPRPRAPVAMILHPHPEGGGTMNDRIVQRLYKTFADRGFATLRFNFRGVGRSQGSFDNGIGELSDAASALDWVQSIHPEAQTTWVAGYSFGALIGMQLLMRRPEVRGFISVAPPANMYDFSFLAPCPASGIFIQGAADTVVQPIAVQKLVDKLRTQKHITIHHEEIPRANHFFENELEDLMASVDNYLDFRLHPDCPIK comes from the coding sequence ATGCCATCAGTCATCTTTCCCGGCCCCGAAGGCCGCCTCGAAGGTCGTTTCTCCCCGCCACCGCGCCCCCGCGCGCCGGTCGCCATGATCCTGCACCCGCATCCCGAAGGCGGCGGCACGATGAATGACCGCATCGTCCAGCGGCTGTACAAGACCTTTGCCGACCGCGGCTTTGCCACACTGCGCTTCAACTTCCGCGGTGTCGGCCGCAGCCAGGGCAGCTTTGACAACGGCATTGGCGAGCTGAGCGACGCTGCGTCGGCGCTCGACTGGGTGCAGTCGATCCACCCGGAGGCGCAGACCACCTGGGTAGCCGGATACAGCTTCGGCGCGCTGATCGGAATGCAGCTGCTGATGCGCCGCCCCGAAGTGCGCGGCTTCATCTCGGTCGCTCCGCCCGCAAACATGTATGATTTCAGCTTCCTCGCCCCCTGCCCCGCTTCGGGCATCTTCATCCAGGGTGCGGCGGATACTGTGGTGCAGCCGATTGCAGTGCAGAAGCTGGTCGACAAGCTGCGCACACAGAAGCACATCACCATCCATCACGAGGAAATCCCGCGCGCCAATCACTTCTTCGAAAACGAGCTCGAAGACCTGATGGCCTCGGTCGACAACTACCTCGATTTCCGCTTGCACCCCGACTGCCCGATCAAGTGA
- a CDS encoding energy transducer TonB, which translates to MAGALIIPGALGALFISSLAVTGVVKLPPMPRPQGVNIPLSPPPPPPEPEQAKSERATSNSQVYSPPRRLDVTKPDFTIDTTEVLPPPGDRIDTIVLPPLDDIGPPVRLPYKPVGVSPRNDPGSWVTADDYRSSWINRELTGSAKFDLAIAPNGRVTGCRITQSTGHSALDEATCALIAKRARFTPATDAAGKPVAGSYSSSIRWVLPD; encoded by the coding sequence ATGGCCGGGGCGCTGATCATCCCCGGCGCGCTTGGCGCGTTGTTCATCTCAAGCCTGGCCGTTACCGGCGTCGTCAAATTGCCGCCCATGCCGCGTCCACAAGGCGTAAACATACCCCTGTCCCCGCCGCCACCGCCGCCCGAACCGGAACAGGCAAAGTCCGAACGGGCGACCAGCAATTCGCAAGTCTACTCACCGCCGCGCAGGCTCGATGTGACAAAGCCCGACTTCACAATCGACACCACCGAAGTCCTGCCACCGCCGGGCGACCGGATCGACACGATCGTGCTGCCCCCGCTCGATGATATCGGGCCACCGGTCCGCTTGCCATACAAGCCGGTTGGCGTGAGCCCGCGCAATGATCCGGGAAGCTGGGTGACGGCCGACGACTATCGTTCAAGCTGGATCAACCGCGAACTGACCGGCAGTGCGAAGTTCGACCTGGCGATTGCGCCCAATGGCCGGGTGACCGGATGCCGGATCACCCAGTCGACCGGTCACTCGGCGCTGGATGAAGCCACCTGCGCCCTGATCGCCAAACGTGCGCGCTTTACCCCGGCCACCGATGCGGCGGGCAAACCCGTTGCTGGCAGCTATTCGAGCTCGATCCGCTGGGTCCTGCCCGACTAA
- a CDS encoding DUF885 domain-containing protein: MSQIELALSRRDALKGIGGASLIALLPACRMAAAPELAPDAMLDKVAYNLLAHEPERATGLGVDIGEHAALRSQLSDKTPAGLARYAASLEADLQAVRDYPRDGLTPDQLTGFDVVESAYATALEGFALPYGDVAVGSWRNAPYVVIQNVGGYIDMPRFMDATQPLREASDLDAYAARMEGFPAQLDGELVRMQEARALGLVPPDFLLDKAIAQMEQSIAGAEATYRAPLERAEIEGAAATAEQVGALVREGVIPALERQLAELKSMREVAKSDAGMWAQPQGDEWYAWSLKASTTTDMSPDAIHEQGLAELDDLHGRMDTILKDIGYTKGTVGERMQALSEDPAYKFAEGDPGREEIFAFIDERLQWIKAQMPRAFNTLVDPNMEVRRIPLAEEPGAPGAYGGSGSKDGSIPGRFWINLRTTDLHRKYDLADLTYHEAIPGHVWEGEYSNRLPLIRSILAFGAFSEGWALYGEQLADELGAYDEFKVGRLGYLQSLAFRACRLVVDTGLHNKRWTREEARRFFVERNGSKEQEVASEVDRYCSWPGQACSYKIGHSEIVHQRDRAQRDLGSSYDLKAFNDAVILGGNSPLDVLAKNVDRYIAGAKR; the protein is encoded by the coding sequence ATGTCGCAAATCGAACTCGCCCTTAGTCGCCGTGACGCCCTCAAAGGCATCGGCGGGGCATCGCTCATCGCCCTTCTGCCTGCCTGCCGCATGGCCGCCGCGCCCGAACTCGCGCCGGATGCGATGCTCGACAAGGTGGCTTACAATTTGTTGGCACACGAGCCGGAACGCGCCACCGGCCTTGGCGTGGACATTGGTGAACACGCGGCGCTGCGATCCCAGCTGTCCGACAAGACGCCCGCCGGCCTGGCCCGCTACGCCGCCTCGCTCGAAGCGGATCTTCAGGCGGTCCGTGACTATCCGCGCGACGGGCTGACGCCGGACCAGCTGACCGGCTTCGACGTAGTCGAAAGCGCCTATGCCACCGCGCTCGAAGGCTTTGCGCTTCCATATGGCGATGTGGCCGTGGGCAGCTGGCGCAACGCACCCTATGTCGTGATCCAGAACGTTGGCGGCTATATCGACATGCCGCGCTTCATGGATGCGACGCAGCCGCTGCGCGAGGCCAGTGACCTTGATGCCTATGCCGCGCGCATGGAAGGTTTCCCCGCCCAGCTCGATGGCGAGCTGGTGCGGATGCAGGAAGCGCGCGCACTGGGCCTGGTGCCACCCGATTTCCTGCTCGACAAGGCGATCGCCCAGATGGAACAAAGCATCGCCGGAGCCGAAGCAACCTATCGCGCGCCGCTCGAACGTGCCGAAATCGAGGGCGCGGCCGCCACCGCCGAACAGGTCGGCGCTCTTGTTCGCGAGGGCGTAATCCCCGCACTGGAACGCCAGCTGGCCGAGCTGAAATCCATGCGCGAAGTCGCAAAGAGCGATGCCGGCATGTGGGCCCAGCCGCAGGGCGATGAATGGTACGCCTGGTCGCTTAAGGCTTCGACTACCACCGACATGTCACCCGATGCGATCCACGAACAGGGGCTGGCAGAGCTCGACGATCTGCATGGCCGGATGGATACGATCCTCAAGGATATCGGCTATACCAAGGGCACGGTTGGCGAGCGTATGCAGGCGCTGAGCGAAGATCCCGCGTACAAGTTTGCCGAGGGCGATCCGGGGCGCGAAGAGATCTTCGCCTTCATCGACGAGCGGCTGCAGTGGATCAAGGCGCAGATGCCGCGCGCCTTCAACACGCTGGTCGATCCCAATATGGAGGTGCGGCGCATCCCGTTGGCCGAGGAGCCGGGCGCGCCGGGTGCCTATGGCGGTTCAGGCAGCAAGGACGGCTCGATCCCGGGCCGGTTCTGGATCAATCTGCGGACCACCGATCTGCATCGCAAATATGACCTGGCGGACCTGACCTATCATGAGGCGATCCCCGGCCATGTCTGGGAAGGCGAATATTCGAACCGGCTGCCGCTGATCCGCTCGATCCTGGCCTTTGGCGCCTTCAGCGAAGGCTGGGCGCTCTATGGCGAACAGCTGGCGGACGAGCTTGGCGCCTATGACGAATTCAAGGTCGGGCGGCTCGGTTATCTGCAATCGCTGGCCTTCCGCGCCTGCCGCCTGGTGGTTGACACCGGCCTCCACAACAAGCGCTGGACCCGTGAGGAAGCGCGCCGCTTCTTCGTTGAACGTAATGGCTCCAAGGAACAGGAAGTTGCCAGCGAGGTGGATCGCTATTGCAGCTGGCCGGGGCAAGCCTGCAGCTACAAGATCGGCCATAGCGAGATCGTGCATCAGCGCGACCGGGCGCAGCGCGACTTGGGGAGCAGCTATGACCTCAAGGCGTTTAACGACGCGGTGATCCTCGGCGGCAATTCGCCGCTCGATGTTCTGGCGAAGAATGTCGACCGGTATATTGCGGGGGCGAAACGGTGA
- a CDS encoding phosphoenolpyruvate carboxykinase: MSISLAVPLSAQGIETTAEILPNLGTPQLVERALANGEGELSRHGALVVKTGAHTGRSAKDKFIVRDAETENSVWWGKVNVEMSPAHFAALKADFMAALKDKPQLYVTDLFGGSQPEHRVNVRVINELAWHNLFIRTLLVRPTADQLSDFSPEYTIIDLPSFRADPDRHGTRSETVIAVNLSEKLILIGGTKYAGEMKKSVFGILNYLLPAKGVMPMHCSANIGADGKTAVFFGLSGTGKTTLSADASRTLIGDDEHGWSDTAVFNFEGGCYAKMIRLSEEAEPEIYATTRRFGTVLENVVMDPETRELDLDDNSLAENTRGAYPIEFIPNTSKENLGPVPSNVIMLTADAFGVLPPIARLTPDQAMYHFLSGYTAKVAGTEIGVTEPEATFSTCFGAPFMPRHPSVYGNLLKERIAKGNVACWLVNTGWTGGKYGVGSRMPIKATRALLNAALDGSLNNAEFRKDPNFGFEVPVSVPGVDSGILDPRSTWADKAEYDRTADRLVRLFIENFAQFADHVDQGVREAAPHGVVAA; this comes from the coding sequence GTGTCCATTTCGCTTGCCGTTCCCTTGTCTGCCCAAGGCATTGAAACCACCGCTGAAATCCTTCCCAACCTCGGCACACCGCAGTTGGTGGAGCGTGCTCTGGCAAATGGCGAGGGCGAGCTGTCCCGCCATGGCGCGCTGGTGGTCAAGACCGGTGCTCACACCGGCCGCAGCGCGAAGGACAAGTTCATCGTGCGTGACGCCGAAACGGAAAATTCGGTGTGGTGGGGCAAGGTGAATGTGGAAATGTCACCAGCGCATTTCGCCGCGCTCAAGGCGGATTTCATGGCTGCGCTGAAGGACAAGCCGCAGCTTTATGTCACGGACCTGTTCGGCGGCTCACAGCCGGAACACCGCGTCAACGTGCGCGTGATCAATGAACTGGCCTGGCACAACCTCTTCATCCGCACGCTGCTGGTGCGGCCCACCGCTGACCAGCTGAGCGATTTTTCTCCCGAGTACACCATTATCGACCTGCCGAGCTTCCGTGCCGACCCAGACCGGCATGGCACCCGCAGCGAGACGGTTATCGCGGTCAACCTGTCCGAAAAGCTGATCCTGATCGGCGGCACCAAATATGCCGGCGAGATGAAGAAGAGCGTGTTCGGCATCCTCAACTACCTGCTGCCCGCCAAGGGCGTGATGCCGATGCATTGCAGCGCCAATATCGGCGCGGACGGCAAGACGGCTGTGTTCTTCGGCCTGTCTGGCACCGGCAAGACCACGCTTTCAGCCGATGCCTCGCGTACGCTGATCGGCGATGACGAGCACGGCTGGTCTGACACCGCGGTGTTCAATTTCGAGGGCGGCTGTTACGCCAAGATGATCCGCCTTTCGGAAGAAGCAGAGCCTGAAATCTACGCCACAACCCGCCGGTTCGGCACCGTGCTGGAAAACGTGGTGATGGACCCGGAAACGCGCGAGCTGGACCTTGACGACAACTCGCTGGCGGAGAACACCCGCGGCGCTTACCCGATCGAATTCATCCCCAATACTTCCAAGGAAAACCTCGGCCCGGTGCCGAGCAACGTGATCATGCTGACGGCCGATGCCTTTGGCGTGCTGCCGCCGATCGCGCGGCTGACGCCGGACCAAGCGATGTATCACTTCCTGTCGGGCTATACCGCCAAGGTCGCAGGCACGGAAATCGGTGTGACCGAGCCGGAAGCGACCTTCAGCACCTGTTTTGGCGCACCTTTCATGCCGCGCCATCCCAGCGTTTACGGCAACCTCCTGAAGGAGCGGATCGCCAAGGGCAATGTCGCCTGCTGGCTGGTCAACACTGGCTGGACCGGCGGCAAGTACGGCGTCGGCAGCCGGATGCCGATCAAGGCCACCCGCGCACTGCTCAATGCTGCGCTCGATGGCAGCCTGAACAATGCCGAGTTCCGCAAGGATCCCAACTTCGGCTTCGAAGTGCCGGTAAGCGTGCCGGGTGTTGACAGCGGTATCCTCGATCCGCGTTCGACCTGGGCGGACAAGGCCGAATACGATCGCACCGCAGACAGGCTGGTGCGCCTTTTCATCGAGAATTTCGCGCAATTCGCAGACCACGTCGATCAGGGGGTACGTGAGGCCGCTCCGCATGGAGTGGTCGCCGCCTGA
- a CDS encoding response regulator transcription factor has translation MLEPTDAPMGKRGETVIALVDDDRNILTTVSIALQAEGFVTRVYSDGETALKALLENPPDLAVFDIKMPKMDGHELLRRVRAKSDLPVIFLTSKDDEADEEVGLELGADDYIAKPFSLRLLTARIRAILRRAETAAPGGEVRISADPVNPSIARGKLFMDPARHQVTWADQPVSLTVTEFLILEALAARPGVIKSRNQLMDAAYPDDIFVDDRTVDSHIKRMRRKFRAVDPEFSAIETLYGAGYSFTDG, from the coding sequence ATGCTTGAGCCGACCGATGCGCCGATGGGCAAGCGCGGCGAAACCGTGATCGCCCTGGTCGACGATGACCGCAACATCCTGACCACGGTCTCCATTGCGCTGCAGGCGGAAGGCTTCGTCACACGGGTATATTCGGACGGTGAAACCGCACTCAAGGCCCTGCTGGAAAACCCGCCCGATCTTGCCGTGTTCGACATCAAGATGCCCAAGATGGACGGGCATGAGCTGCTGCGGCGCGTGCGCGCAAAGAGCGACCTGCCGGTCATTTTCCTGACCAGCAAGGATGACGAAGCCGACGAAGAGGTCGGGCTGGAGCTGGGCGCCGACGACTATATCGCCAAGCCGTTCAGCCTGCGCCTGCTGACGGCGCGCATCCGCGCGATCCTGCGCCGCGCAGAAACCGCTGCACCAGGCGGCGAGGTTCGCATCAGCGCTGATCCGGTCAATCCGTCGATCGCCCGCGGCAAGCTGTTCATGGACCCTGCCCGGCACCAGGTAACCTGGGCCGACCAGCCGGTTTCGCTGACTGTCACCGAATTCCTGATCCTGGAAGCGCTCGCCGCACGCCCGGGCGTGATCAAAAGCCGCAACCAGCTGATGGATGCAGCCTATCCTGACGACATCTTCGTCGATGACCGCACAGTCGACAGCCACATCAAGCGGATGCGGCGCAAGTTCCGCGCGGTCGACCCGGAATTCTCCGCCATCGAAACGCTCTATGGCGCGGGATACAGCTTTACCGATGGCTGA
- a CDS encoding ATP-binding protein, producing MAEASRTLPESRPLDRLGWSARISLTSRILVVNILPLALLGGGIFYLDSYRTQLLNERYKLARIEAQITAEALAGATRQRQEALLVQIGKEQRMRLRMFDAEGRLWADSFALDEPSFQLDVPGDETFGENFARALDRGVDTIVGADPIPDYFEPEESSADAWPELRRAREQRISQIQLRDAPDGSPVINAAAPVGLNGATLLTTRNAVDITMAVREARTTLVTAVFVALIASILLSLFLARTIIAPLRLLSSAAQKVRQGRDRDVEVPRLPERRDEIGVLARTVSDMTGALRHRIDAVENFAADVAHEIKNPLASLRSAIESLPRVEDPQLRAKLIEIATHDVRRIDRLVTEISDASRIDAEMSRAKRERIDLTALVKAIVGSREDRAENADVRIELLAGRQPAVVSGVAPRLERVIENLLDNAVSFSPPDAAIEVAILQRGSNVVLTVCDAGPGIPEDAREKVFERFHSVRPDAEDFGNHSGLGLAIGRAIAEAHDGSLTAEARPDGKQGACLRLELPAAQ from the coding sequence ATGGCTGAAGCTTCTCGCACTTTGCCGGAATCAAGGCCGCTCGACCGGCTGGGCTGGAGCGCGCGAATTTCGCTCACGTCGCGCATATTGGTGGTCAATATCCTGCCGCTGGCACTGCTTGGCGGCGGCATCTTCTATCTCGATTCCTATCGGACGCAGTTGCTCAACGAACGCTACAAGCTCGCCCGGATCGAAGCGCAGATCACCGCCGAGGCACTGGCCGGGGCGACCCGCCAGCGACAAGAAGCACTGCTGGTTCAGATCGGCAAGGAGCAGCGCATGCGGCTGCGCATGTTCGATGCCGAGGGACGGCTGTGGGCTGACAGTTTCGCGCTCGACGAGCCATCCTTCCAGCTTGACGTGCCCGGGGATGAGACCTTTGGCGAAAACTTCGCGCGCGCGCTCGATCGCGGCGTGGATACCATCGTGGGGGCCGATCCGATCCCGGATTACTTCGAGCCGGAGGAATCCTCGGCTGACGCATGGCCCGAACTGCGTCGCGCGCGCGAACAGCGCATTTCGCAGATCCAGTTGCGCGATGCGCCGGATGGTTCACCGGTGATCAATGCCGCTGCACCGGTCGGGCTGAATGGGGCAACACTGCTCACCACGCGCAACGCGGTCGACATCACCATGGCGGTGCGCGAGGCACGCACAACCCTGGTCACGGCCGTGTTTGTTGCCCTGATCGCCTCGATCCTTCTGTCGCTGTTCTTGGCCCGCACCATCATCGCCCCGCTTCGGCTGCTTTCCAGTGCCGCCCAGAAAGTCCGGCAAGGGCGCGATCGCGATGTCGAGGTGCCACGCCTGCCCGAGCGGCGTGACGAGATTGGCGTGCTGGCGCGCACCGTGTCGGACATGACCGGGGCCTTGCGGCACCGGATCGACGCAGTCGAAAACTTCGCCGCAGACGTGGCACATGAGATCAAGAACCCGCTGGCCTCGCTGCGCAGCGCAATCGAATCCCTCCCCCGTGTCGAAGATCCGCAATTGCGCGCCAAGCTGATCGAGATTGCCACGCATGACGTGCGCCGGATTGACCGCCTGGTCACAGAGATTTCGGATGCCAGCCGGATCGACGCGGAGATGTCGCGCGCCAAGCGCGAACGGATTGACCTGACTGCGTTGGTCAAAGCCATCGTCGGCTCCCGCGAAGACCGCGCCGAAAATGCCGATGTTCGGATCGAATTGCTGGCAGGGCGCCAGCCGGCCGTGGTCAGCGGAGTTGCACCGCGGCTTGAACGCGTGATCGAGAACCTGCTCGACAATGCCGTATCCTTTTCACCGCCCGACGCAGCGATCGAAGTCGCGATCCTGCAGCGCGGCAGCAACGTGGTGCTGACGGTATGCGATGCCGGTCCAGGCATTCCTGAGGATGCCCGTGAAAAGGTGTTCGAACGGTTCCATTCGGTGCGCCCGGATGCGGAGGACTTCGGCAACCACTCTGGGCTGGGCCTTGCGATCGGTCGCGCGATTGCCGAAGCGCACGACGGATCACTGACTGCAGAAGCACGCCCCGATGGCAAACAAGGTGCCTGCCTGCGGCTTGAGCTGCCGGCCGCGCAATGA
- a CDS encoding HPr kinase/phosphatase C-terminal domain-containing protein, whose translation MSGSSLIAQASTIAIDGRALMIEGPPGSGKSSLALALIDRGAMLIGDDGVSLSRDGDQVFASPPPNIAGKLEIRGVGIVELPVTQAPLALILSLDQEALRYPDELARRDILGVAVPVLPFRCGDAIQALRAEWALRSHGLNL comes from the coding sequence ATGAGCGGATCCAGCCTGATCGCGCAGGCCAGCACAATTGCGATCGATGGTCGCGCGCTGATGATCGAAGGTCCGCCTGGCAGCGGCAAGTCCAGTCTTGCGCTGGCACTGATCGATCGCGGCGCTATGCTGATCGGCGATGACGGCGTATCACTGTCGCGCGATGGCGACCAAGTTTTTGCCTCACCGCCACCCAACATTGCAGGAAAGCTGGAAATTCGTGGCGTCGGGATTGTCGAGCTTCCTGTGACGCAGGCACCCTTGGCCTTGATCCTTTCGCTCGACCAGGAGGCACTGCGCTACCCTGACGAACTGGCCCGCCGCGACATATTGGGCGTGGCCGTCCCTGTCCTGCCATTCCGCTGCGGCGACGCGATCCAGGCACTGCGGGCGGAGTGGGCATTGCGCAGCCATGGGCTGAACCTCTAG